The nucleotide window TCCAACAATCGCTTTACCGCAGCTTCTTGACTTTCAAAATTTCGTACATCAGCTTTAAGACCGATAGCACGAGCCCCATATCCAGCATCATTAAGCTTTTTAGCTGCCTTATCACAATCAACCTGATTTCTTCCTGTGATTCCCACATTAATCCCCTGCGCCATTAAAGACTCGGCAACACCAAATCCTATTCCTTTTGTACCACCTGTTATCAAAGCGGTTTTTCCTTCTAATTTCATAATATTTTATATTTATTGTTGTGGCGGATACATAGAAAAAGCCTTCTCCACAATAGTTTTAAATTGAGAATCCTTTCTGTCTGGAGTTGAATTAGGATTGTATCCGCTTTCTGTTATTGCTTCCCAAACTAATCCTTTTCCACCGTCATCAATTATCTGAAAAATAATTTGTCTTTGCACCTCAGACCGGCCAATTGGCATACCTATGGTAATACCACCTCCTACATTTCCACCTCCTCCGCCGACACCAACACCTACATTACTATTGTTGATTTGAGCAGTTTCCTGGCTATGAAAATCAATCATTACATCGGGAGTTTCAGATTTGGTTAAACCAATTTGGGGTAAATAATCATCTAGTTGGGCAACCAGACGACGTTCATCTAATTCGCTTAATCCCGATTGTAAATCTGAATAATAATTGTACGTTTTGAACTGTGAAAAATCAGTTCCTCTTTCGTAATCATGTGACACGCGTACTGTGGCACAGGACGAGAAAACAAGAACGATAAGTAGGTAAAATAGGTTTTTCATAATAAGTAGATTTAATACTAAGTTACGAAAAACCACTTATAGCGATGTCGCAATTAACGTATTGAGTTAATTTTACAGGAGTTTGAATATAATTTTATTGTAACAAATCAATCATTTCATTTATTCAACATCTGCCACAAACGATCTTTTAATTCAGTAAGTCCCATTTGAGCCACAGAAGAAATAAATAGGTATTCCACAGGAAGTGTTTCGTCCAGTTCCGTCTTAAGTTCAGCTTTCAATTCATCATCCAACATATCGCATTTAGAAATAGCGATAAGCCTGTCTTTATCCAATAACTCTGGATTGTAACGTCTTAATTCATCCAAAAGAATTTCGTACTGTGCTGCAATATCCTTAGCATCAGCTGGGATTAAGAACAAAAGAATGGAATTGCGTTCAATGTGCCTAAGAAAATAGTGCCCTAAACCTTTTCCTTCAGCCGCACCTTCAATAATTCCAGGTATATCCGCAACAACAAAGGTTTTAAAATCTCGATACTCTACAATTCCCAAATTGGGTTTTAGAGTAGTAAATTCATAATTGGCGATCTTCGGTTTTGCAGCTGTGATTACAGAAAGTAAGGTGGATTTACCAGCATTCGGGAATCCAACTAACCCTACATCGGCAAGAACCTTCAGCTCCAAGGTTATTTGCATTTCCTCTCCAGGAAGTCCTGGTTGAGCATACCTCGGAGTTTGGTTTGTAGAACTCTTGAAATGAGCATTTCCTAGGCCGCCCTTACCTCCTTCAACAACAATTTTCTCTTCTTGGTCCTCAGTAATCTCGAACAAAATCTCATTAGTTGTTGTTTCTCTAACAACGGTTCCCAAAGGGACGTCGATATAAACATTTTCTCCATCTGCCCCAGTACTAGTCTGTTTACCTCCATGTTCACCATGCCCTGCTTTAAAATGTTTCTTAAATTTAAGATGGAAAAGGGTCCATAAATTTGCATTTCCGCGCACAATTATGTGGCCTCCCCTTCCGCCATCTCCTCCATCTGGTCCTCCCTTCGCTACAAATTTTTCACGCCTTAAATGCGCGGATCCTTTACCTCCATTACCGGAAGCAACGTATACTTTGGCATAATCAACAAAATTCCCCTCTGTCATGTAAAAAAATGAAAATTCTAATTATAGTCGATCTATTACTTTACAGAGACGGTCTGTAATTTCTTGGATTTCCCCTACACCGTTAACCCCAAAATACTTGTCTTTACCAGAATAATAATTTTTTAAAATGGCGGTCTTGTCATAGTATTCTTTTATGCGATTTCTTATAATTATTTCATCTGAATCATCAGGCCTTCCACTAGTTTTACCTCTTTCTATCAGACGTTTAACTAAAACCTCATCATCAACTTCAAGGGCAATCATGGCGCTAATTTCAGAATCCTTGCTATCCATTAATTCATCTAGTGCTTGGGCTTGAGCTTCAGTTCGTGGGAATCCATCAAAAATGAAACCTTCGGCATCAGAATTTTTTTCAACTTCGGCATTCAGCATGTCAATGGTTACCTTATCTGGTACCAATTCACCTTTATCCATAAAAGATTTGGCAAGCATCCCTAAGGCTGTTTCATTTTTAATGTTGTATCTAAATACATCACCAGTTGAAATGTGTACCAAATTGTATTTTTCTTTTAAAAATTCTGCCTGTGTACCCTTTCCTGCACCAGGAGGGCCAAACAGTACCAAGTTCTTCATATGTTGTGTAGTTTTTAGTTGATAAACTTCAGGAATATCCCTGCCAAGTCCATTATAATCAAGACCATAACCAACAATAAATTTGTTTGGGATTTTAATACCTACATAGTGTAATTTAAAATCCTTTTTGTAGGCTTCTGGTTTATAAAAAAGTGTGGCTATTTTTAGTTCTTTAACCTTTTCGTTCTTAAAAATTCTATAGACCTCAGCTAATGTTTTACCAGAATCTATAATGTCTTCCAGAATAATTACCTTCCTGTCGGTTAAATCTTGGGTAAGACCTATTAATCGGTGAATATCTTCTGAAGACTTTAACCCTTCATAGGAAGCCAATTTAATAAAGGTAACCTCGCACGGTTTCGGATATTTTTTCACGAAATCGCTAACAAACATAAATGAACCGTTTAGGATACCCACAAATACGGGAACTTCATCTCCCATATCTGCACTAATTTCCTCGACCATCTTCTGTATGGCCTCATCAATTTCTCGACTAGAAATAAAAGGTTTAAAATAGAGGTTGTGGAGCTTTAACACAGCTTTACTATTTAAGTTTTCAAAGATAATCATTCAAAGACGTTTACTGGCATTTCATCTTGCATTTTAGAATTTATTCAAAGGATTACCCTTATTTTTGCACATGTTTATCGAATTCTTACCAAAGAAATGACATATTTCTCTTCAGATTTTAAATTAGGAATTTTAGGAGGCGGGCAATTGGGAAAGATGATGTTGTATGTTACCCGAAAGTTTGATATAGCCACCTGTGTCCTAGATCCAAGTGCCGAAGCACCTGCAAGATTAGCTTGTAATGAATTTTACCAGGGTGATTTGTTGGATTACGAAACCGTTTACAATTTTGGAAAAAAGGTAAATGTTCTTACCATAGAAATTGAAAACGTGAATATCGATGCTTTAGAAACCTTAGAAAAAGAGGGTATCATGGTTTATCCAAGTTCGAACACCCTCAAAAAGATTCAAAGCAAGGCCGTACAAAAGTTGTTCTATGCCGATAACGATATCCCTACATCTAGTTTTACACGATTCGCATACACCTCAGAAATAAATGAAGCTCTTAGCAATGGAAGCCTCGAGTTCCCTTTTGTATGGAAAAGTGCCAAATTCGGTTATGACGGTAAAGGCGTTAAGGTAGTTAGGAATGAAAACGACTTAAATGGTCTACCTAGCGTGGAATGTATTGCCGAGAAGCTGATTGATTTTAAAAATGAATTAGCAGTTATAGTTGCACGAAATATGAATGGTGAAATTGCTACCTATCCAGTAGTGGAAATGGAATTTCATCCTGAAGCAAACCAAGTGGAATATGTGATTTGTCCGGCACGGATCGACGATGAAGTGGCAGAAAAGGCTAGAAAGGTTGCACATAAGGTCTCTGAAGCATTTGAACATGTTGGCCTTTTAGCAGTGGAGATGTTCCAAACTCATGACGATGAAATTCTAGTAAATGAAGTTGCTCCGCGACCACACAACTCTGGACATTTAACCATTGAAGCTAACGTTACCTGTCAATTTGAACAACATATTCGAGCAATATTAGGATTACCACTAGGGGAGACAGATAATAAAATTGGCGGAATAATGGTAAATTTGGTTGGCGAGGAAGGGTATTCAGGAGATGTAATTTATGACCATATTGAAGATATCCTAAGCGAAGCTGGAGTTACACCTCATATATACGGGAAAAAGCAAACTAGGCCTTTCAGAAAAATGGGACATGTTACCATTGTTAACAACGATATTTCTGAAGCTCGTAAAGTGGCTGAAACCGTTAAGAATACAATTAAAGTAATAAGTAAATAAACCATAAAGATGACCAAGGTTGCCGTTATTATGGGAAGCAAAAGCGATCTTCCCGTTATGCAAGATGCTATCGATATATTAAAAGAATTTGGTATTGATGTATTGGTTGATATAGTATCTGCGCACAGAACACCCCAGAAGATGATGGAATTTGGCACAAAAGCACACACAAATGGCATTGGTGTTATTATCGCTGGCGCTGGAGGAGCAGCACATTTGCCTGGAATGGTAGCATCCCTAACGCCCCTTCCCGTAATTGGGGTTCCTGTAAAAAGCAGCAATTCTATAGACGGCTGGGACTCAGTTCTTTCAATCCTTCAAATGCCTGGTGGCGTTCCTGTTGCTACAGTTGCGCTTAATGGCGCTAAAAATGCGGGTATATTGGCTGCCCAAATTTTGGGATCTTCAAATAAGGAGA belongs to Aegicerativicinus sediminis and includes:
- a CDS encoding DUF4136 domain-containing protein, which translates into the protein MKNLFYLLIVLVFSSCATVRVSHDYERGTDFSQFKTYNYYSDLQSGLSELDERRLVAQLDDYLPQIGLTKSETPDVMIDFHSQETAQINNSNVGVGVGGGGGNVGGGITIGMPIGRSEVQRQIIFQIIDDGGKGLVWEAITESGYNPNSTPDRKDSQFKTIVEKAFSMYPPQQ
- the obgE gene encoding GTPase ObgE — protein: MTEGNFVDYAKVYVASGNGGKGSAHLRREKFVAKGGPDGGDGGRGGHIIVRGNANLWTLFHLKFKKHFKAGHGEHGGKQTSTGADGENVYIDVPLGTVVRETTTNEILFEITEDQEEKIVVEGGKGGLGNAHFKSSTNQTPRYAQPGLPGEEMQITLELKVLADVGLVGFPNAGKSTLLSVITAAKPKIANYEFTTLKPNLGIVEYRDFKTFVVADIPGIIEGAAEGKGLGHYFLRHIERNSILLFLIPADAKDIAAQYEILLDELRRYNPELLDKDRLIAISKCDMLDDELKAELKTELDETLPVEYLFISSVAQMGLTELKDRLWQMLNK
- a CDS encoding adenylate kinase, which encodes MIIFENLNSKAVLKLHNLYFKPFISSREIDEAIQKMVEEISADMGDEVPVFVGILNGSFMFVSDFVKKYPKPCEVTFIKLASYEGLKSSEDIHRLIGLTQDLTDRKVIILEDIIDSGKTLAEVYRIFKNEKVKELKIATLFYKPEAYKKDFKLHYVGIKIPNKFIVGYGLDYNGLGRDIPEVYQLKTTQHMKNLVLFGPPGAGKGTQAEFLKEKYNLVHISTGDVFRYNIKNETALGMLAKSFMDKGELVPDKVTIDMLNAEVEKNSDAEGFIFDGFPRTEAQAQALDELMDSKDSEISAMIALEVDDEVLVKRLIERGKTSGRPDDSDEIIIRNRIKEYYDKTAILKNYYSGKDKYFGVNGVGEIQEITDRLCKVIDRL
- a CDS encoding 5-(carboxyamino)imidazole ribonucleotide synthase; translated protein: MTYFSSDFKLGILGGGQLGKMMLYVTRKFDIATCVLDPSAEAPARLACNEFYQGDLLDYETVYNFGKKVNVLTIEIENVNIDALETLEKEGIMVYPSSNTLKKIQSKAVQKLFYADNDIPTSSFTRFAYTSEINEALSNGSLEFPFVWKSAKFGYDGKGVKVVRNENDLNGLPSVECIAEKLIDFKNELAVIVARNMNGEIATYPVVEMEFHPEANQVEYVICPARIDDEVAEKARKVAHKVSEAFEHVGLLAVEMFQTHDDEILVNEVAPRPHNSGHLTIEANVTCQFEQHIRAILGLPLGETDNKIGGIMVNLVGEEGYSGDVIYDHIEDILSEAGVTPHIYGKKQTRPFRKMGHVTIVNNDISEARKVAETVKNTIKVISK
- the purE gene encoding 5-(carboxyamino)imidazole ribonucleotide mutase codes for the protein MTKVAVIMGSKSDLPVMQDAIDILKEFGIDVLVDIVSAHRTPQKMMEFGTKAHTNGIGVIIAGAGGAAHLPGMVASLTPLPVIGVPVKSSNSIDGWDSVLSILQMPGGVPVATVALNGAKNAGILAAQILGSSNKEIQEKIIDYKEGLKAKVLESSKGL